GGGTGTTGGTTCTGCCTCAAAAGGGTTAAGTGGATTGTGGTGATTCATTGAGAGTTTTGCTGACTAATTAACCCATCTGATTATAAGGGACTGCGTCTTCAGAGAGAAGATCCTGGGCATGGGCTGAGCagtccaggggaaggaacccTTGAGCAGCGAAACCCAGAAAGAAGGTTGAAACTAAACCACGTTAATGTATAATTGGTTCCCTGGTTAATAATAAAGCTAAGCCCCAGGAGAAGGGGTGAGATTTCCCTGTGTTTGAGAGCAGGGTGGGAAAGATGTCTgctcacacatacacacgctGTCTGCTCAGAAGGGTGATTTCTTAAGGCATGAAGTGAGACCATAGGAGCTAGTGTGGAACACACTTTATCTGCTTATTTCATTTTGAAGCACTGCAGGGCATCTCTGTAGCACATTTTCATGGTTTGGAGGATCTGTCACATATCCTTCCAGCCTGCTTAGAGATCTGCTTCAAACACTCTGTGTGCATCTGTATGCATCTAGCCAGAAATAATATGCATGCAGAAAAGAATGCCATACGCTGGCCCGGCAGCAATGATACTTAGCACACTACATAAGCATCCCAGGGAGAGATATTAAAGCAGCACTTTTCATGATGTTATAATTAAAGTGCTGTCTGGGTTTTCATTCACACCCCTATTTTCAGAGATGTATAACTCagctgtaaaaataaattaaatctggGTCAAAACTTGGCACCTGGGCTCTCAGAGCATGAACACATTTTCCTTGGCAAAATGTCCTGAAGATGCAGGAGTGGGAAATAATAATTACGTTAACATAGGGTGTCAGTAAAACCACCTGTGAGCAAAACCACCCATGACTACCTTTGTGTGTTAGTGGGCCATATGCATACCCCAGATGACCTACCTCCAACTTCAAGGGGTTGCAGACCTGTAAAAGAGGGAAGAATTTGACTTCAGGGTATTTAAAATCATATTCAAGTAATTTCTTAGcgcttttcttctttctttttaatgctCTCCATTGTTTGCAAATATTTCTTCCAAGTCTGGTCACAACTTCcctcttgattttatttttccatttgacTTGCCTTGATTTCaccacccctccatccctccaatGGAACCAATAGAGACATGTCTGTTTGTGTTTAACAACTTCAGCTTGAGCAGCAGCATTATCCTGCCCGCATATCCTCGGTGTGCAGTGGAAGTCTCCTCATGCGTGTGGTACTGGCAGGAGTGTTCTTTAGTGAATGACCATTCCAGAGCCAGTGTAGCGAGAACAAAGTGTGGATTTTGGGGGGCCTCATGAAAACAGAAGCTAATATTCTTGGCTTTCAGAcagtggattttaaaaagaaaaaaaatcccagattgGGATCCAAATTCTACTCCCTTACACAGGGGTGAATCtggagtacagtagaacctcagagttatgagcaccagagttacgaactgaccagtcaaccacatacctcatttggaaccgcaagtacacaatcagacagcagcaaagaccaaaaaaaaaagttttaaaaaatgcaaataccGTATAGTACTGcattaaacataaactactaaaaaaaaaagaaaaagggaaagcagcatttttcttctacatagtagagtttcaaagctgtattaagttaatgttcagtagtaaacttttgaaagaacaaccctaaTGCTTtgtcagagttacgaacaacctccattctgaGGTGTTGCGAGGTTCTACTGCAACTCCATTTAAGTGCATGCAGCTATTCCAGATCAGTAtcaatgtaactgagagcagagttttaTCCTTGGGGCCTGTGGTGGGGCAGGTCCCCACCCTCAGCAGGAAGGAGTTAAAGAGCTCCTCTGGGCACAGTCAGCCTCAGCCCGGCATGCCTGTGAAGCCTGTCAAGCCTGGAGATGGGCAGGTCCTGAAGTGTATGtgtgcactgcagctggaagatGTGATTCCCAGCAGAGGCAGGCAGATGGGTGCCATTTCAGCTCAAGGTAGCGCACTGAGaagagcagtgtggacattgtggtAAGGGCTGTTGCTCAGGATAGCTAACCCAAGCCTGGCCAGCTTCCTGGGTCCAAGcctgggcagctagcctgagccaaCACTCGCACTGCAACAtccccactgctatttttagtgagctagcatgagtctgtttACCCATGCTGGGAACGACACCAcacagctgcaatgtagacataccctaaaaggaAGGGTCCCTGCTTGGTGCAGGGtagctctctggagcaggactGCAAGTCAGAGCTCCCCCTGCCACTGGAATCATGGGTTGCTGACCAGGGAAACACCTTGAGAGTATTGGCCACCCAGGCCCTCTCAGAAAGAAGAAGAGCTggtactttttcttttctctttggcTTCCCTAAGGCCTAGGACTCTGCTCTCTGTGGGCTGCGAAAGCATGACGACTTTTTGTTTGGATTACTTTAGGTCCCCATGCAAGGGAGCAGAGACCCTgaacagcatggccagagggctacCCCAGACTCTAGTACAGAAGAGGAGCCTACCATCTCCCCAAGGGAGTGCTAGAGGTGTAAAGCCTACAGTAGGGCCAAATTCAAAGCACTTCAAAAGACTTCTAGATGCATTGCACCTACTTACACCCAGATTTTAGACTCTGGAGGGTTTTCTCTCCCAGGTACTAGCAATATTAAGATGGGTCAGATGCTTTCATAAACTATTTGAGAGCGTTCCTTCCATCCCTGGCAATTGGAGACCTGTGATTTTGCTGCCCGTAACTATTGTGTATGGAGTGGCAATCAGATTCCTATTCACCTTGTGATGTTCAGATCAGAATTTTCTAAAACTCTGAACTCTCCTGATAACTACAAAATAAAAACTTGGGTTTGTATTTGGCAGGACAGGGAGGCTGGCTAAGAGCTTGTTCCGTGTTCTCAGACTCGGTTTTTGAAAAGATTAAATGAAGAGTCACTGTTTGATGATCCTACTTGGATATGACCACAGAGTTTTAGATTGAATGGCTTTAAAATATCAgacttttatttaaaatccaggtcaaatgattttaaaaaaactgtttcaaGGCTAGAAGAAAGTGACTTTTTGGAGTCtatgtatattattatttatattgcaatagaaCTCAGAGGCcccatgtgctaggtgctgtacaaatatcaCAGAGAGCACCCTTGCCCATAAGAGCTTACAGCCTCCAGTTGTCCCTGTGCATCCACTCACTTTCAGATGGACCAAGCATGCCACATTGTTACCCTCTTCTCCCACCCATTCTTCCTATCCAGGAGCTCTTTGGGCAAGAGCTCCGAAACCTGCAGGCTCGATTCCCGCACCAGCGCCACAAAGGAAAAAGGTCGGCTGTTGGGACACAGCTGAATGGGAGTCACCAGTGGATGGTTCAGAAAGCAGAACCACCTACCCGCTCCCTACGCTCATTACTGTAGTGACTGGGTCTCTCCCAGAGAGCTGCCACATATACAGCTCAGCTTGGCAAGTCATACGGGTTTCCCAAGATCATTATTGTGAGTTCCATAGCTGGAGTTTCCCAAtctccaacccccccacccccacctccacccagcGGACAGATGAGCTTGTCTAAAAGGAAGCCTTGTTCAGTGGTcttatggggtttttttaaatgtattttctatttgttttttaattttctattCTCATTTGATTGCCTTTCCACAGCCCCTGCATGGGGGCAGAGGTGCAGTAACAGAGAAACCTGACCTCACACACGCATGCTGTCAATCATCAAAGTATGGAAAACAAAGCCAGCAATACTACCAGTGTGTAAAATGTGACAAGAAATGAGCGTTGACTAAATACACTGGGCCGTGTTGCCCCTTAGGCAGGATGCTCCTATCTAGTGGAGAGGAAACTCCACTGGTTTCCTTCAGACTATTATCCCCTGGGGTGTTGTCCTAtctcttcctccccttccagCTCTGTGAACAAGCTGGGATGTCTCTCCCCAAATACACCCAGCCCTGGGACCTATGTAGGCCAGGGCCTACTGCCTGCTAAAGTCCTGAGGGTTCAGAGGTGAGGGAAGATGCTGTGGAGAGGAGCAGCCCCCCTAGACCCATGTGTCCCTTTCCCAGCTGCAtcttcctcacacacacacaccccacccccacagccctgtgGACTGGTCTCCATGAGGTTGGGCAAGTGGTGGGAGATAATGATGGTTCCGAGGAGGCAGTCTTCCCCCTTCCATGCTCATTGCTGTGCAGAATCCACCCATTCTGTGCCCCCTCCTTCTGCAGGGGATGATATGGCCCTTTGTGACCGATTTGCTGCATGGGGGCggaggcagagggctgggggtaaTAGCTTCATTTTAGAACGCAAGGGTCACAAGACATTGATCAAAGATTCCACAGATAGAGgtctgggggagggagaaggcaggGCTGTAGGGTGTGGATACTGGCAAAGGGAGGAAGCTCAATTGCTGTTTCTATTATGGGATGCAAAAGCAATACTGGCATCAGTTAGATTAAGTCTCTTTCAAGTGAGAAGGTGCTACCAGCAAATTAAACAGGAGATAACAAAATCATACACAGCTCTGATTGAAGCTGCCTGGTGGTGGTTGGCTAGTTATTTAGTGCTGaatggggcagaggggctggttATTTGGCAGCATGGTGATGATGGAGCAGggacaggtgttttttttttttccctgtgccactgaaagaataaataaataaataacctcaAACCATGTGTCGTCAGTGCAGCTCAGCAGAGCCAGCTTTGAGCCAGGGTCAGGATGCCACCACCCTTCTCCCTGCTTCACCAAGGCAAGGGCAGTGCCAAGAGATTGACACTGATGGGAAGAAAACACAAGTCATGCAGGATAGATGCCCACAACCCCCAATGCCTGAAGATAATCAGCTGGGGACTTGGGTTGCCAAGGACTTGATTTAAAAGTGTTACTTGGAACTTCCCTTTGAAATGGGAAatagaatgggagtggggaggggaacagagtgGGGCCTCCTTGTCCCAAACTCAATATCCAGAACCTGTGAACTTGCAGGGGAGAGGTGTTTTTGTCCAAAAATTCTTCCAACCTTGGGCCATCTTCCAACCGTGGTGACATCCCAGTGAAATATATAGATGCCTGCCATACATACACTCTGAGGTCACAGCATTTCCAGTTTGTGAAGAAAGGAAATAGACCATATGTTTCAGAGATAGGACCCAGGTgccaaagtttggatccagacttTCATCTGaatctcagtttcccccatgctTCCAGGGGTGTTTGGATGTGGAATTTAGAGTGGCCTACTACAAAGACAGGGTCAAAGAGGTGACACTCAAATCCCGATCCAAACTGCCCTGGAGTTTTGGGTTTGGTCTGGGTTGGGATCCTTTATTCCAGCCCAGGTCCATCCCTAATTCcttgaaaggaaaagaaacaaaaacaacagacTAAAAGGTGCCTTAAAGTGTCAGGAGAGAGGCTAACAAGGAAATAAATAGTGATAAGAACAATGGTAATACTCCTAACGTCACGGCAGCTCTGAAATTCAAGTAGTGTGCACGTGTCAAGAGCACTTCCTTCAAGCCTCTGAGGCTCGGAGGTCGGATTGTGTCCCACAGTTCACTGGTACAACCAGCCCCCTCCCTGGTGTAGGCAtggaattgggggaggggagagaaaaagtgGATGCAGTCACTGCTGATGACCATGTCTTTACTGTACCCCCTTGATGCCATGCTTCAGCAAGATAAAAAGACATCAAGATTCTAGACTGTTGGTCAGAGGCCCATCAGCTGCACCTCAGAGCTGGAAGGGATATTGCTTCAAATAGTACCCCATCCTCCTGGGTAGTGGCAGCTGGTCCACCTCCACTGTTGACTTGTTGATCTGTAGCCGGCACAGGTGCTGTAGGCTGGGGACACTGTCCTTGCGGCTGAGTGGCCGTATCAGCTTCAAGTGCACTGCCGCAGCCACCATCTCCTTTTGCACGGGGGACAGGGGCGAGGGCGGTGGATAGGGGGCCTCATTCTTATTCTCCACTGTGCAGGACATGACATAGTGCTGGATAAGGCTGACCACATCTGGGAAGGCCAGGATGCGGGGTTTGGACAGGCAGTTCGAGTCGAGCCGGAACTTGCTGTCGGCATATTCAATGCGCACGTTGGTGGGACCCCGGTTGGTCTTGACAGAGAGCGTGAACAGGTAGCTGGGGTGGGTGCTGTCCCGTACCAGGAAGGTACCCTCAGGCATCTTCTGAAGATGCTGCTTGGCCTCGCTGGCTGTGATAGATCCCCAATACCAGCCTGGAAAGGAATCACAGAAAGAGAGTGagttcagaaagaaagaaaggatcgTCACTAGACTGAAAACACAGGCTGCTCATAACAgggaggcaggagcaggcttTATGGGAAATACAGTAGAGATGGCATAGCCAAGCCCTGCAGGGTTTCCATCTTATGTTTTTCATCAGTGTGCtcaggctggaggaggggaggccATGCTGCAGTGTTTGGGGCTTACAGAGACAGAGGAGCCAGTTCCTCTTTCTGTCAATGGAGCAATTAAAGGCAAAGCTCCCGTGTATGCTAGTGGTGGGCTACTTTGTGATACAAACACTGGCTGTGTGGTGGCTGAGACCGGGACCACTCATTGCACTGATAAGTTTCCGCTGTAACAGTTTCTGGGGCAAGACACTTACAGCAGACCAACCTTAGTGCCCAGCAACCTTCCTAGGAAAGGAGTTTCTTCTTGGAGGTGGCTCACAGAGAGTTCTTCCCCACACCCTGTGGCCTCCTCACCCAGTGACCTCATGCTGGTGGGTAGAGCCTTACCGGATTCTCGCAGGTAGGAGAAGGTTTTTGCAATGCATAGCAGGTCTTCTTCAGGATCTCGCATCTGAGGCAGGTTATTCTCAGGAGCAGGTGCCATGAAGGCAGGAGCAGATTCTCCTTGGAAGACCGTAACGGAGCGAGGTTGCATGATCTGCTCCGACAAATCCACTGCAATGCCTCTGAGCGACTGTCTCCTGATCTTCTCCTCTGCGAGCAAAGGATGGGGTCTGAAACAAAGGACACATTGTATGATTTTTAGCTTGCCTTGCCTAGGGCTGCATTATCAGCTCAGACTCTGCTATGCGTGCTACAGCATGTGTTCTGTAAACGATCCTCACTATGGTTATGTTTCCAACAGAAgtagaaaagggaaaaaacaaacatcacaGAGCTAAAGATGAGCCCCTTGATGCAGGGAGGGATGGGTGGCTTTTTCCACCTAGGGAGGAACACTAGTTCAAACACTACCTTGAAACTCCAAGAGCCTGACATTcctctaatccagtggttctcaaccaggggtacgcatacctcTGAGGGGTATGCagagtcttccagggggtacatcaactcatctagatatttgcctagttttacaccaggctacataaaaagcactagcgaagtcagtacaaactacaatttcatacagataacggcttgtttatactgctctatatactatacactgaaatgtaagtgcaatatttatattccagttgatttatttcataattgtatggtaaaaatgagaaagtcagcaatttttccgtaatagtgtgctgtgatactttggcatttttatgtctgattttgtaagcaagtagtttttaagtgaggtgaaacttcggggtacgcaagacaaatcagactcctgaaaggggtacagtagtctggaacgGTTGAGAGACGCTGCTCTAATATATAGGATACTGCATTTTTAATAAGGCTGTGGGGAGGAGATACAGATAGGGTTCCTGATGACatgcagtgggcctgattctgtttcactggtgtaaacttcactggagttaccaCAGATTTATGACAGTgtgtctgagaggagaatcagctcCTCCATGTTATCCTCCTGTCACTGCAGGTTGGCCTGATCTTGTCATGCCTGTTAGAAGCTAAGCGTGTGCTGATCTTGAAATGCCATCACAGAGGAATAACTAGCCAGTCCCTGGCATCAAATGGCATGAAGGAAACTTAGTGTAAAGTGTAACCACCCAGCCCCTGGCATATTTATCATGGTAGTGCCATGGTGAGCATTGTTCAGTGTGGTTATAAATCTTCAAAGGGAGCAGTATTGTAGCCTTCTAGCAACTAGCTGTAATGTGTCCCATTGCCCTGTGGtcagtccttctctgtaccatGGGGAATGCTAAAAGAAGGTGTGACCTGTGGTGAGAGTACAGGATGATGGAGTGTGAGGAGGGAGCTCTCATTCCCAGTCAGACTTCTAAGTCTGAGGAATCAGCCCAGAGTTTTCACTGCCAAGGGAATGTACAAAGCTGCGTGTCCTGCAGGAGTCTGAAAATAAGCAGCACGTGTCTCAGTGCTCTAGGTGAGCAGCACCCCACATGCATTGCTCCTGCATGTGAAAATCCTACAAGAGCTGGCAAGAATGAAATGCAAAATTAAAGGAAAGAGAACAAAAAGAGAGCAGTTGATAGGAGGGCCTGATTGGGCCTGGCTTGGGCCTTCCATCTTCTGGCACTCTTCACCCTCATTCAACCCTGTGCCACAGCATATCTCAAATGTTTATCTCTACTGCACCTGGCACCAAGGTGACCTCTCTAGGGTAAAAAAATATAAGGTAAATGTGTTCCCAGGGAAATGCAATACAATCCCCAACTTGAGACCTAGGGACTGTCTGAAGCTAATGGAGATTAAAAAGGCAGCTGCAGCATTCTCTCACGTCATAGGAAAAAGAGGGCGAGAGAGGACGGATGTCCCTGGCGTTTCTCCTCCAATCTTATCAACTTTGTCCTTTGTATAGACAGTGACATTTAATGGGCACATAAATGTGGACGAGGCAGGGGATAAGGTTACAGACTGATCTTCCCCACCCTACCTTGACTTGGCCCACTCCTCTCTCCAGCCCTCTCACCCTGCTGTGTCCCAATTGTGGGACAAAGACCCAAAAGGAGAGACATATGAAGAACAATAGCATGGAGGGGATTGAAGGGGAGTTTTTCCTTTAAGAGAGAGAGCAAGCTGCAGTCAGAGTTCCATTGTTCTGCATTTCGAATGTAGCTACATAGAGAGTTTTTATGGGGCCATAGGTAAATCTGGCTCTAAAGTGAGGGACACACAGTGTTCTCAAACAATGAAGGGCAGTCAAGGAGGACACACTGATCCCACAAAATCAAATGCTCCACAGA
The sequence above is drawn from the Natator depressus isolate rNatDep1 chromosome 7, rNatDep2.hap1, whole genome shotgun sequence genome and encodes:
- the CISH gene encoding cytokine-inducible SH2-containing protein, which gives rise to MRFSWSWSDMILCVQGPHPLLAEEKIRRQSLRGIAVDLSEQIMQPRSVTVFQGESAPAFMAPAPENNLPQMRDPEEDLLCIAKTFSYLRESGWYWGSITASEAKQHLQKMPEGTFLVRDSTHPSYLFTLSVKTNRGPTNVRIEYADSKFRLDSNCLSKPRILAFPDVVSLIQHYVMSCTVENKNEAPYPPPSPLSPVQKEMVAAAVHLKLIRPLSRKDSVPSLQHLCRLQINKSTVEVDQLPLPRRMGYYLKQYPFQL